From the genome of Oncorhynchus masou masou isolate Uvic2021 chromosome 15, UVic_Omas_1.1, whole genome shotgun sequence:
ACATGTAGGTACAGGTTTTCAACCTCGGCAGGTAAATACCACAGCAACATTTTTGCAAGAGCCGTTTCCCCCAGTGTTTAGTTGTggtattataattttttttttttttacaagtggcaaaacagaaaaaaacaaaacgaCTTTACCCACGGCAGCAGCTGTTTTGGATGTCGGCAGGTTGGTGCAGTCTCCGATACCAAATACGTTGGGATACTTGTTATGTTGAAGGGTCTCTTTGTTGatgtccagccagccagcctcatCAGCCAATAAGGATCCTTTAACCACCGGGTTGGGTCCCATCGGAGGAGTGACATGAAGCATCTCATActgaaaaagaaagaaaagctcGATTCCCTGACTGAAAATTAGCACAAACAAATCAGACTATTACTGTCTTGTTGTTGCCCAGCAAATGCTCCGATAGTTAGTAAGTTCAGACAAGTAAGCCTTATCTGAGCCAGAATGACCCATAGGCTCCTGCCCTATCTCCGAATTATGTACCAGTTCACCCCCTGGACATGatgctagtctatctcctgtttctgtagtgcgAGTCAGCTTgatgtcctgtccagggggtataCTGGTACgctagtctatcacagggccttacccccaattatatctccttaatgctgagtgccaaaCAGAGGGACATCAGGTACCATTTTTTAGAGTCTTAGATATGATTCAACCAGGGATCGGACTCCCAATCTTCTTATCTTAGGGGAGAAACACCAACCACAAGACCACTGAGATAGTGAATGCTACAATAACTATGAATGCTACAATAACTATGACTACATCTGCATACTACGTTACTTAGCATCAGTTTTCTATGTCAACTTAAATAATATGTTAGAAATCTGTGAACAAACCCCTCAGTTACATTCTGTGTTTTCGATTAGCAAATTACCTCAAACACTTTGGTTTCTCCAGGATTGTCGAGGTTTTCAAACACAGCTTCCTGCTTGTCGGCCCGGACCTCGATGAGATTTTGTCTGAGATTCACCTGGATGTCGCGACTCTTCACAATCTCCCACAATGCATCTGCATATTTCTTGACCCCAAACAGCACTGGCAGTGATGTGTTGTACACAACGTTGGCCTTAGCCCTTTTTCCTGTCTTTGAGAGGGATCAGATCAGAATAAACCTGTTATAATATTGAGGAAGGGTATGACACAGATGAgagctgggttgtgttcattaggtacCAGTAAGAAATACACCATTTcaaaacgttttgctacggtgtgtgtgtaactgtataactttagaccatcccctcgcccatacctggGCGCGaatcagggaccctctgcacacatcaacaacagtcaccctcgaagcatcgttacccatcgctccacaaaagccacggcccttgcagagcaaggggaaccactactccaaggtctcagagcaagtgacgtcaccgattgaaatgctatttagcgctcaccaccgctaactagccagctgtttcacatccgttacatgtgCACTAATGAACAGAAGTCAACCCAGATACAAAAATGTAGATTCGGAATACCTTTTTACAACAGTTTATCTGATGTATTTTATATCAAAATACCTTCCTGAGATAAGCATCGGTCAGGTACATGATCTTCTGTGGTGCTCCTGCACACTTCACCGGAGTGTTGGGGAAAGAGAATATAGCATTTCCCTCCTTGAAGTTCTGCAGTGCACTCCAAGTCTTCTCCACGGTTTGTACGGAATAGTTTGAACCAATCTTAAATTTGACCCAATCTTCAATCTCAGGCAGACCCTTGATCTATAGAGTGATTGTGAGAGACAAAAATAGATAATCATTGGCAGGGACTGACTCATACAATAAAATGACTTATGTTAACAGTGCAGGTAAAAACATGatttacttatatatatatatatatatatttccacactaagtttggaataatactgtgaaaaaaaaagagaaaaaaaatgatAATGCCTTTTTAGTGTCAGAACTGTTTGAAAAGGCCACctgaaatttctgcctgttttggtagaatggagttttggcctgcttggtgacatcaccaggcaatAAATTCATCAATCGACcaataagagagttccaaacctcccCACTCAGACGGTctactaagaagctatttttgcttattttttgaccattttaattgaaaacaaatcACAGCAAAGTTATTTCATTGTTCCCCAGAAATGATTCAATATTGAGATAAACATATCTGCATTAGACCTTTAAAACAATATTGAGGGAGTGGTGAAAGGCATAAAATAAACAATATGGTGCTTATTACCTTTTCATAGTGTAGCTGTAAACCTAAAGCCACTATCAGATATTGGTAGGAGAtctgttacagggaagacaatACAAGTTACAGTCAGTTGTAAGGTAAAATTATTGTAGGCCTACTTCCTTGTTATTAACAAACATACACTGAGCATACAAAACAATGAAGAACTTTGCTCTTTCCATGatttagactgaccaggtgaaagctatgatcccttattgatgttactcgTTAAATCAATTTCaaatcagtgtcgatgaagggaaggagacaggttaaagaaggatttttttaagccttgagacaattgagacatggattgtgtatgtgagccatttagagggtgaatagaaaaaaaacaaaaaaaacaatgttcCCTCAAAACATTGTCAACACGGAGCacatttcaggtctgctgagcacaaacttgaacgttgtgaaaaATCTGTGCAACTTCCAGAGCAGGtgggtttactgtgaacactgaggctgtacctgctttaagttacaggtttactgtgaacactgagccTGTAGCCGCTTtaggttacagttttactgtgaacactgaggctgtatccACTTTAGGTtatagttttaacagtggccaagtaggctactgtggccaTTTGATCATAATATAGACCTACCAGAGAGGTCTACCTTCaaaaacaatgtagaaaatgcatcccataacattttaacatggaaaaaGTTGTTccatcattcagcctacagtagaaGTCAacgtgtggtgttcaatgtaggcctacattcaatgagacttttgaaaaaacatcaacctgtttatccacttgtccttcagaccaggtgactgaaaatgttgtttgatgcaagaagcCACTTTACAaattaaaatgcattattattccaataccattattacagagaatcagacaaattatgctaccctctgcctattcaCTACTTAGCTTACTCAATCTAGTCTCAAAATACAACGCTGCCCctttaaaacaaaaaaaagcttgttacctgactcgcttttcaaagatatctagaaatgtacatgttttgtgctcttgtaggaagcaatcactccacTATTGCGGACTACAAATGATCTacaactgggctaataactcactaagtgGCAAAGggtatgaacaaaatgtgcacgcatggctacatgcagctctccctttgatctcaaaacaagtgcatctactcacgaccgctcatgctgtacacacggtccagttcaaagtaaattcCATAGATccatatggcaatggtctatttgcatataggcctactgcagctctgattggttatgctgcACCGGTCTGTGTTGTGCGTGTCAATGCAATAGGGGGTGGATGGGATGGAACTCACTGTTAGGAAGgcattcctaatgtttggtatactcagtgtaaagGACATGTAAAGCTGAATGATTTCATTGTCATTTGTCCAGTTGCATATCAAGAGGATCTATATTGCAGGCCTCTCCAGCCCTGTTCCAAATTTAGTgaacctgattctaataattagctggttgataaatcATGTcagttcaatctcgtgcttctcagGGTGGGCCAATGTTTCTCCTGGGTAAACCTACCAGGAGGGCAGTTTAGAGGGAACATGGGGTGGAGAACTCACTGTTAAACCTACAGGAATGTTTGGGAACAGTGTAAAGGACCCTGTCATTTGTCCAGTTGCCCAAGAGGATCTAACAGGGTtggagccctggtgtaaacctacaggagggttctAATAATTGGAGGGccctggttgataaactgaacaTGTCAGTTGGaggagccctggtgtaaacctacaggagggtagctcccctgggaacagggttggagagccctggtgtaaacctacaggagggtagctcccctgggaacagggttggagagccctggtgtaaacctacaggagggtagctcccctgggaacagggttggagagccctggtgtaaacctacaggagggcagctcccctgggaacagggttggagagggaacagggttggagagccctggtgtaaacctacaggagggcagctctccggaaacagggttggagagccctggtgtaaacctacaggagggcagctctccagaaacagggttggagagccctggtgtaaacctacaggagggcagctctccggaaacagggttggagagctctggtgtaaacctacaggagggtagctcccctgggaacagggttggagagccctggtgtaaacctacaggaggctagCTCCcctgggaacagggttggagagccctggtgtaaacctacaggagggtagctcccctgggaacagggttggagagccctggtgtaaacctacgaGAACAGGGTTTGAGAACAGGATTGGAGAGTCCTGCTCTATAGCCTTTTATCTCTTAAGTATTATGgctttttctgtttttttttcttctccagtTTAGCATTtttcctccagcaccttcacTAATCGGTTTTGCTGTGTGTGGTAGATTCAGCCTATTATCCTCAGGGAAAATGAGCAACACAGATTATGACAACACTTGACTGACCTTTGCCTTCAGAAGGAGACCAAGCCctataattacattttttttaacttcAATCAATGTGTATTAAATCAAATAAACGATATGGAAAGTAAACAGCCCTACCTACCTCCATGCCATTTCCTGTGCGCACAGTGTTTGTGTCTGGGTTGATTTCCTGGACCTTGGATCTAACCCACTTGACACCAGAAGGCACAACACTGGCGGTAGGTCGACCGGAAGAGGCCACACCTTTAGCCCCAGCGCCAACCAATGTCCAGATGGGCTGATAGTAGTGCATCTACGGGAATAATGTTGCTTATTATAAACTGGgaggttcgagccctgaatgctgattggctgacagtcgtggtatatcagaccgtataccacaggtatgacaaaacatgtatttttactgctctaattacgttggtaaccagtttataatatcatTAAGGCACCTTGGAGGTTTgtgatatggccaatataccacggctaagggctgtatctagGCACACCGCCTAATGCTTAAATATATACTCTTGTGCACGAGACTACATGTTCCACAtccaaaatggccccctattccttaTGTAATGCACTACGGGCCCCTGGTCAAGTAGTGGACTGTAtaggaatagggggccatttgagaCCCACCCACTGTCTTTAATACCTCACTGGGTTCCACTATGGCCACGTTCTCCGCCCCTAGCTTCCTCTTCATCCGAGCACTCATTGTGATGCCACCACTTCCTCCTCCCAGCACTAGGACCTTGTAATGCTCTTTGGAGGAGGAGGcatggctgctgctgctggtggtggtgtgGAGATGACAGATGCCAATAGCAGCAGTCCTATGGCACTGCCTCCACAGGGCTCGCTGCCGATGCACCACTCTGACTGTAGCCATGTTTTCCTTTCTGTATGATCTCTAGAATGGATTCAAAGTCAGGATTCAGTTCCAGTGATGACATAGggcccagtgactgacagattgacAGGAAGTGATTCCATAGggcccagtgactgacagattgacAGGAAGTGATTCCATAGGGCCTAGTGACTGACAGATTGACAGGAAGTGATTCCATAGGAACGAGGTCAAGTGACTGACAGATTATTGACAGGCAGTATAGTCAAAGGAAAAAAACAGCAGAAGGTGCATGTGTGCAAGCATAAAACGCGCACTTACAATTATCAGGTTATTGAGGCTACTGGTTATATTTGTCTTATGTGTAGGGGTAACCGTTCTATCAATCGGACTTCTGTAACCTAGCTAGttcaggttagcctagtggttagggcgttggactagtaaccgggagtTTGCAAGAtggaatccccgagccgacaaggtaaaaatctgacgttctgcatctgaacaaggcagttaacccactgttcctaggccctcattgaaaataagaatttattcttaactgacttgcctggttaaataaaggtaaaaatatatttttaaaatgccATACTACATATGCATATTTCATAGCCCcagtgtaaaaaaataataacaacaTTGAGCAAAGTGATTTGAAGTCTATGCAGAGCAGCCAATTCACTCCTATTCACATCATTCTACCAATACCTCTACTAgcttgggttaaatgcagaagacacatttcagttaaatACATTCAGTGGGACAACTGACTAGCtattccccctttccctttcaatGCAACTTATTCTGGGAGTCTGTCGGGACATTGGGCTGGGaccactctaaacactagtcaACAGTTAAATGGTGAATGATAGGATCTCTGATGATCCCATAGACTGTGAAACATATGGACGATGTCATCGATGACGTCACCCCATGGGTTTCATATGAGGATGCTCAGTGGCGTATTTGATGATCAGGAAGTGTGATCAGGATGTGTCGAAATCTTGCGACATGGGAGTTTTTTGGGGGGAAACATTGCATGTGTAGTTTGAGCTGCTCTCGGAAATGATGTTGCAGGTTCGCTCAGTCCTGTCCTTATGGAGTTTCTCAAATTGAAGGCAGACCGAGGTACTGCAGGTGCAGGCCGCCATTAGCAACTAAATGATCCTCATTACTTCATCTGtatgttcattttttattttctCTTTATTTTACTAAGCAAGTCATTTGATTGAAATGCCCTTAATATCTGACATCCCAGTTAAGGATACAATGACTTATCTGGGAATAGCAATAACTAAGAAACAAAAGCTCAATGTTTTCTGAACTTTAACCCCATCATAGGGAGAACTCAAAATAAATGTAAcccagctagcaatgaggaatcATCCCACCTCCACTGTGCTAGCTGGGAATCATTGGTTACAAGGGATGCATCTCTATGGTTACTCTCTTTCTCAGAAGTTTCTTTTTTAACTAATAACATTACATTCGTTTCATAAAAATGAATACAAAAGTGCTACCCTACTAAACATGAACTTAAAACGTTTTTTAAAGACATTGATGTTTGTTGTACCTTCTGTAATGAACAACCGGGACTgttttacatgtattttatacccGGAAGTTGTGGAAAGATATGTAGATGTTTTTAGATTATATACATGCATATTTTTCCCTTCTAGTTgaaaatgttatatatatatatatatttgtattttattttattttttacaaagtATAGCAAAGGCTATGCGAAGCCTTCTTATCAAAATCATTGTTATTTTAGCTCATTTCCAAATTCGTAAATGTAAGAGTTGAAAACCTCTATTATTTGAGAATTAAATTAAAACAAACATTTTCTTCTCAGAACATAAAAAGCTATTAAAACTTTGAATGCTTGTACTTTTTACAAGGTGTTTATTTAAATATATTGTATGTATTCCATGACTGTTCTTTGTAATGTTTGTATACTTTTTTTTatagtatattttatattttgaaTTGCTTAGAAATACATTGGGCTGGGACTGAGTCGAGGCCCAATGTCACAACTCCCAGAATTAGTTGCGTCGAAGTTAGAAACCTACCTTATTTAAGAAGAAAGTTGAGAAAACGGGATATGATCCTTGCAGGCTGGCGATCTATGACTGGCTACTCAAGACTCCTTGCTCCGGTCAAACTTACTGTCGATCTACCTTCAGTCTTAAAACACACCTCGAGAGCGTGTCACCGATTGCGTAGTATAGTTTTCGTAGTAAaccactacatacagtaagtaCAAATTGGCCTCGTTTCACAAAACCCAGACGACATGACGCTTGAAAAAAACATTCCGCCCACAATAAAGACATGCACGACTGCTAGATCAAACCTCTTCAAACGGAAGCTGTGCAGAAACATGAGTTGTAAACATAAACGACTGCGTAAGCTCATCGACCTGTTGAACGTCTATCAGCTGCTGGGTGCATTACTCGAAATGTCCACATGATGGCACCATTGTCAAAAGAAATGCCTGGCAATGGGTCACTGCCAATGATGAACAGTATATAaacccttaaggtccttgtgtaatgtgatattgtaccctcGAGCCCAATTGTCCattgtatattatttatatacTTGTTTTCCCACATGTACTtcctgtattgatttgttgttaataaaaaaatatttttaaaaacacTGGATTGCAGTTGCTATCTATTGGCCATTGAGAGACGGTTTGAAAGGCTGTGATTCCACCTGTCGGCCATATTGGCAGTCCTCCACAGGaagaatggaattctacagtatttcaattaaatgtttcaaggacaaaattacatgtatttaagcaTGATTTGTATTTTAGTGGTGACATTTACATTAGTTAGTTATCATTAGTTACATTAATAAATAGTTTTCACAACGGGGGGGAAGTGCCAAGATGGAGGTTGTCCCTAGCtatcacagccacaaagtcaaaattggctatatcatCAAAATTCCtgaaaacaaacatttgctttaaggttaggcataagatTAGCAGtgtggataaggttagggttccGCTTAAAGTATGATTTCAcaagagaaattgtagaaataggcggggtttTTGACTTTCTGGCTGTGGCATCTAGTGATGACCGAAGttagtacgtgtgtgtgtgtgtgtaatcaagtaaaatgttattagtcacgtgcgccgaatacaacaggtggaaacCATAAGAAATAAACGTTACAAATAGTTacagagcagcagtaaaacaacaatagcgaggctataaacagggggtaccggtaccgagtcaatgtgcgggggcatcggttagttgaggtaattgaggtaatatgtacatgtaggtagagtaattaaagtgactatccatagataataacagagagtagcagcgatGTAAAAGAGGTGGGTGGGggggaatgcaaatagtctggggagccatttgattagatgttcaggagtcttatggcttgggggggaagaagctgtttagaagcctcttggaccgtgACCAGGCACTTCGGTATTGCTTGCCGttcagtagcagagagaacagtctatgaccagggtggctggggtctttgacaatttttagggccttcctctgacaccgcctggtgtagaggtcctggatggcaggcagcttagccccagtgatgtactgggcagttcgcactaccctctgaagtgtcttgtggtcagatgccgagcagttgctgtaccaggcagtgatgcaaccagtcaggatgctctcgatgttgcagcttttgaggatctgggggcccatgccaaatctttttagtttcctgaggtggaataggctttgttgtgccggTGCAGCATATATcacgctagctgaatatccatgtcatcattcagccacgattccgtgaaacataagatattaccgtttttgatgtcccattggtaggatattcgtgatcgtacctcatctaatttattgtccaatgattgcacgttggcgagtaatgtTGCTGAtaaacggcagctttcccactctcCTTCTGCGGATCCTTACGAGGCACCCCGCTCTGTGTCCTCAGTACCTGTGTCACTTCCTCTTGCAAATAGCTTGGATGTTGGCCTTGTCGGGCGTTCGGGGAATGTCCTGTGTatcctgcttgttgaagaaaaaatggaaacaggatgtacctgagctttattttaagtctcatagcaaagggtctgaatatttatgtagaTAGGGTACTTCcgttttcatttttaataaatgagcaaaaatgtctaaacttgttttcgctttgtcattatggggtgtagattgttgaggaattgtattttattttatacattttagaataaggctgtaacgtaacaaaatgtgggaaaagtgaaggggtctgaatacattccaaaaATACTATATATTACCgttacactacatggccaaaagtatgtggacaccattTCAAATGAgttgatttggctatttcagctacacctgtcgctaacaggtgtataaaatcgtgcacacagccatgcaatatccatagacaaacattggcagtagaatggcccgtactgaagagctcagtgacttttaaatgtggcaccgtcataggatgccacctttccaacaagtcagtttgtcaaatttctgccctgctagagctgccccggtcaactgtaagtgctgttattgtgaagtggaaacgtctaggaacaaCAACGACCCTTTACAAAGACATGCTAAACCTTGGGGATGTGGATTTTTTTTTGTACTCTTGTGCAGTATATCTGTTTGCAACCACCTTTAAAAGAATGTATGGATAATTGAACATACTTATATGttttattattgtattatttgtACCCGCATTTCTTTAGAAAATATACCTTTAATGCAAATATATAGTCTACAAAACGTACATTGGTCTATTGTGCTGGGCAACGGGTTTAATACAGAGTGCTTGTGACTCCTTACTACACTCACCCTGTTTCCTGCAATGCAATATACTGCATATGCATTGCAttgcataaatcaaatcaaattttatttgtcacatacacatggttagcagatgttaatgcgagtgtagcgaaatgcttgtgcttctagttctgacaatgcagtaataaccaacaagtaatctaactaacaattccaaaactactgtctaatacacaagtgtaaggggataaagaatatgtacataaagatatatgaatgagtgatggtacagagcagcataggcaagatacagtagatggtatcgagtacagtatatacatatgagatgagtatgtagacaaagtggcatagttaaagtggcttgtgatacatgtattacataaagatgcagtggatgatatagagtacagtatatacgtatacatatgagatgaataatgtagggtatgtaaacattatattaggtagcattgtttaaagtggctagtgatatattttaatacctcatatattttacataatttcccattattaaagtggctggagttgagtcagtgtgttggcagcagccactcaatgttagtggttgctgtttaacagtctgatggccttgagatagaagctgcatAATGGCTTATATAAGGGAAAAAAACGCATCTAGGTGCCGATGCCAGTCTACTCACTAAAATCCCTAGAATACAAAACAGATGAGTTAGGAGAAAACGCTAGGTCATGTTGTTGACGTTTGAACAGTGGCACACatatcagaaccatggacagctgcCATTTTTAGAATGGAACGCTGTCAGCCTATCTACAAATACGTTGCCCAAAAGCATATAAATGTGATTTCATCTTTTAGTCCACAACACTGTTCCAGTAAGATCTTGGATAAAAACTTGAGAAGTGAGGGGAATTAAGGTTTGAAATGTTCACTCGGAGGGGTCTGGAGTCATCGTGCTCTTGTGCAGGGTGGCAGGTAGATTAGCGGTGAAGAGCTTTGGGATAGTAACCGAAGGGTTGCTGTATTCGAATCCCTAaaccgactaggtgaaaaatgtgTTCATGTTTACTTGAGCAGGGccctgatttgatttgatttgattgcatCTGAAAGTACTAAGAATGTAGTTTTGACCCAAATACCAATATCAACATGAGACGCAAAAACACAATGGAAAGCTGGTTTGTCATTACATGAAGTGCTAACAGACAAGCATACCTGTTTTAGGCCTTTGTCTAGATTAAAGTACTGCTGACCTTTTGCTCTGTCCATTCCATTGGCACCAGTGCATTCCACTGTAAATGCATTACTCTTGCCCTAATGGA
Proteins encoded in this window:
- the LOC135556721 gene encoding sulfide:quinone oxidoreductase, mitochondrial-like — encoded protein: MATVRVVHRQRALWRQCHRTAAIGICHLHTTTSSSSHASSSKEHYKVLVLGGGSGGITMSARMKRKLGAENVAIVEPSEMHYYQPIWTLVGAGAKGVASSGRPTASVVPSGVKWVRSKVQEINPDTNTVRTGNGMEISYQYLIVALGLQLHYEKIKGLPEIEDWVKFKIGSNYSVQTVEKTWSALQNFKEGNAIFSFPNTPVKCAGAPQKIMYLTDAYLRKTGKRAKANVVYNTSLPVLFGVKKYADALWEIVKSRDIQVNLRQNLIEVRADKQEAVFENLDNPGETKVFEYEMLHVTPPMGPNPVVKGSLLADEAGWLDINKETLQHNKYPNVFGIGDCTNLPTSKTAAAVAAQSSILDRTISKVLKNEKPDSKYDGYTSCPLVTNYNTVILAEFDYSGQPLETFPIDQSKERWTMYHMKADVMPHLYWHGLLKGFWGGPGPYRKIMHLGMK